DNA from Orbaceae bacterium lpD01:
TGAAGGTGAAATATTGATCGATGGCGAAAATATTCTTACCAGTCAAGAGGATGTCGCCCTGATCCGCGCCCGAATAGGTATGGTATTTCAGAAGCCAACCCCGTTTCCGATGTCGATATATAATAATGTCTCCTTTGGTATTAAACTGTTCGAAAAGCTCTCCAATGCAGAGATAGATGAGCGGGTAGAGTGGGCGCTTAAGAAGGCCGCTTTATGGGATGAAGTCAAAAATAAACTCAACCAAAGTGGTGCCAGTCTGTCGGGTGGTCAGCAGCAGCGCCTTTGTATCGCCAGAGGGATTGCTATTCAGCCAGAGATCTTACTCTTAGATGAACCTTGTTCAGCGCTGGATCCGATTTCAACCGGTAAAATCGAAGAGCTGATTAATGAATTAAAGCAGGATCATACTATTGCAATGGTGACCCATAATATGCAGCAGGCAGCACGCTGCTCTGACTATACCGCTTATATGTATTTGGGGGAGCTGATTGAAGTGGGCGAAACCGAACAGTTATTCTTAAAGCCGACCCAACAAGCAACCGAAGATTATATTACCGGTCGATTTGGCTAATTCAGGACTATTTTTATGGCAAAACATCTTTCATCTCAATTTGACAACGAACTTAACGCGATTTCCGCCCAGATTATGGAATTAGGCGGCATCGTGGAATCACAAATGCACTTTATTACGCTGGTATTAACCCATTTTGATAGTGACATGTCAGCGAAGGTGTTTGAACTGGAGAAAAAAGTCAATGCACTGGAGATCTGTGTTGACCGTAATTTAGTCTCGATGATTGCGCGTCGTCAACCGACCGCGCGCGACTTAAGATTATTGATGGCGATCTCAAAAACCGCCAATAATCTGGAGCGGGTTGGTGATGAGGCGACGAAAATCGCTCGCATGGCCAGTGCCATTATAGAACAAGGCACGGCCAGAAATCTGATTGGTGCCGAACTGCGTTTTATGTCCAATTTAGCCTTAGATCTGCTACATAAAGTGCTCGACGCCTTTGCTCGTTTAGATATTGAAGCTTCCATTCAAATCATGCGGGTAGATAACGATCTGGACGCGGAATTTAATGGTTTCACCCGCAAATTAATGACCTACATGATGGAAGATCCCCGTACTATTTCGCCGTGTCTGGATCTGTTGTTTATCGCTAAAGCACTGGAACGCATCGGCGATCATACTAAGAATATCGCAGAGCTGGTGATCTATATCGTCAAAGGCGAAGATGTCAGACATTCAACCATCGAAGAGATTGAATCGATTACCAAAAATTGCTAGTCACCGTAATCAAAAGATAAACAGTAACTTGATAGACAGGAACATGATTGATAGGAAAGAGGATGGCACGAATTTTAATTGTCGAAGACGAAAGCGCAATCGGTGAACTACTGGCGGTTAATTTAGCCCATGCCGGGTTTGACTATGTGCTGGTCGATAATGCCGATAAAGCGCAACAAGAGATAGATTTGATGTTACCCGATCTGGTGTTGCTCGACTGGATGTTACCGGGATTAAGTGGGATTGCACTGGCTAAACACTGGCGCAGTCATACTCGTACCAGACAGGTACCGATTATTATGCTGACCGCTCGCAGTGAAGAGTTTGATAAAGTAAAAGGGCTCGATGCCGGTGCCGATGATTATGTAGTAAAACCCTTCTCGACTCAAGAGCTATTGGCTCGGATTCGGGCATTATTACGACGTAAATTGCCGGAGGCCAGTGACAGATCAATCTCGCTTGCTGGTTTAACGATTGATCCGGCCCTATGGCAGGTCACTTATCATGATCAGGAAATTAAACTCGGCCCCACCGAATTTAAGCTACTCAACTATTTAATGCAGCATGCGAATAAAGTCCACAGCCGTACCCAGTTACTCAATAAAGTTTGGGGAGAGCATGTGTTTATTGAAGAGCGCACGGTTGATGTGCATATTAAGCGTTTACGTGAAGCACTATCGGTTGTCGAAGCCGCGCATTTAATTGATACAGTGCGCGGCGCGGGATACCGGTTTACTATCTCAAAAATTGCCGCTCATCCAGAGAAGGAATAGCCATTTTGTATAAACTGATGTTAGGTATACTGTTTTATATTGTGATGACGGTGACCATTGAAATGATCTGGGGGAAATATTTAACCACTTCGATTATTGCTTTAATCGGTCTGTTTATGTTGCTGATTGTTATCATCTATTTGGCTAAAAAACAGTTTAAACAGCTGGTGTTATGGCTAAAGCAGGGCGCTGATCCGAATCAAAAACCCCATTTAACCGATGTCTGGCGCGATATTGCCGACTATGTTGTGCGACTATTGAAACAGAAAGCGCGCGAAAATCAGCAAAGTACCGAGCAGCTTAATCAGTTACTCGATGCGATTCAGGTTTCGCCGGATGGTGTGTTGCTATTAGATAAAGAGCACCGTATTGAGTGGTGTAATCACGCCGCCGCCGATTTTTTCCAGCTCGGTGCAGAGTTAGATCTCAAACAGCATATTACTAATTTGATCCGTTTTCCTGAGTTTGTCGCTTATTTAGATCAAAACCGCTATCAGACGCCACTGAAACTGGTGCAAGGACACAATCGGCCGGTATTAAGGATTGAGATTCACCCTTATAATCAGGGGCGCTTACTGCTGCTGGTCAATGATATTACCCAAATTGATAACACTGAGCGTATGCGGCGTAATTTCGTGGCAGATGTTTCTCACGAAATCAGAACCCCCCTGACCGTATTAAGTGGTTTTGTTGAAACGATGCAAACCCTTCCCTTAAATGAAGAAAAGCGTAATCACTATCTCTATTTAATGAAACAGCAAAGCGATCGGATGCTGGCGCTGGTCACCGACTTGTTAACCCTGGCTCGACTTGAAGATAGCCCGCTGCCCCCTACCGAGCAGTGGGTGAATGTGAATATTATTTTTGAACAACTGCAAAATATGATTAAAGAGCTGTCAGCGGGACGCCATCAGATTACACTCAGCCTGATGCAAGATGGCTGGATTGCCGGTGTTGAATCGGAAATCGTCAGTGCCATGGCCAATATCGTGGTGAATGCGATTCGTTATACCGATAGCGGCGGAGAGATTACCATTCAATTTGAGCTTCGACAGGAGGAAGGTATTTTTTCTGTAAAAGATACCGGGCCGGGTATTCCGGCAGAAAAGATAAAAAATTTGACTCAGCGTTTCTATCGTCTGGATAAAAGTCGCTCCCGAGAAACTGGCGGCACCGGTTTAGGTTTATCGATTGTCAAACATATCATGCTCAGACATGATGGCCGTTTAGAGATTCAAAGTGTCGAAGGTAAAGGATCGCTTTTTTGTCTGATTTTTCCGTCTTCGCGCATTCGTCAAGCATAACATAAAAAAACCGGCGCTAGGCCGGTTTACTATGTCGATGCATATTGAGATTAATTCATCACATCTTTTAGCTCATACACTAAGGTATTATCGCTTGATTTCAGGGTTAACTTATCCCCCTCCATCGATACTTTCGCACCATTTACCAGTACTTGACCAATCACATTATCAAGCTGATTGAGCTGCTCGTCAGCACAGAGCATTTTGGTTGAAGCTAAACCAGGGCTGGTGAGTTCACCCTCTTTATAGGTTGCCTGACCGACAAACGAATTACACATTTTTCCGTTAATCGCAAAGTTTTCACCAAATTCGATGTAAGGTCTTAAGCCACTTTCACCCACATCAACGGCGTTACCATTAGCCTGAACTAATTCAAAGCGATGATGCAATAGTGCATCAGGTTTCACTGTTTTATCAGTGTTGCATCCTGCAAGAAGGGTTGCGGCAGCAATAAATACTATAAGTTTTTTCATAAAACCTCCGAATAGGGATAAATTTGCTATAATGGTAAAATACAACAGATGATTCATCTATTTATATTTTTGAAACGACTAATCCTATGCCACATCAAAACCAATTACAACCATTTTTTGCAAAGCTTGACACTGTTGGGCTGATTGAAAAAATCAAATTAAAAAACAGACTTAATCTGTTTGCCAAACAAACGGTCATTGATTCCCTTCAATGGCAAGCCTTTGAACAGCAATTTTCGGCAGCTCAGCAACGCTATCAGCAGCGGGCAGCCAACTGTCCGAATATCACTTATCCGCAAGGCTTACCGGTTGTTGATAAAAAAGCGCAAATCTATCAGGCTATCAAGGACCATCAAGTCGTGATTATTGCTGGTGAAACAGGCTCAGGGAAAACAACCCAAATCCCGAAAATTTGTCTTGAGTTAGGGCGGGGGATAAAAGGCTATATCGGCCATACTCAGCCACGCCGGCTAGCCGCCAGATCCGTTGCCAGCCGAATCGCGGAAGAACTTAACAGTGAGCTGGGTGCGGTCGTCGGTTATAAAGTCCGTTTTCACGATCAAGTTGGCGAGAATGCCCTGATTAAGTTAATGACTGATGGGGTCTTGCTGGCGGAAATCCAACAAGATAAATTGTTGCGCCAGTACGATACCATAATTATCGATGAAGCACATGAGCGTAGTCTGAATATCGATTTTATTCTCGGCTATCTGAAACAAATTTTACCGAAAAGACCAGATTTGAAGGTCATCATCACCTCAGCAACTATTGATCCAGAAAGATTCTCGCAACATTTTAATGATGCGCCGATTATTGAGGTCTCTGGACGAACCTATCCGGTTGAGATTCGTTATCGCGCGGTAAGCGATGTAACCGATCAAGAGAGTACCGATAATGATCAGTTACAAGCCATTATTAATGCGGTTGATGAGCTCTCTTTCGAATCTGCCGATGATATTTTAATTTTCTTAACTGGTGAACGAGAGATTCGCGATGTGGCTGATGCGCTCACCAAACTCAATTTACGTCATACCGAGATTCTGCCGCTGTATGCGCGCTTATCCGCCGGTGAACAGAACCGTATTTTTCAGCCCCATAACGGCCGGCATATTATCTTAGCTACTAATGTGGCGGAAACCTCATTGACCGTGCCTGGCATTAAATATGTCATCGATACCGGACAGGCGCGTATTAGCCGCTATAGTGTGCGAACCAAAGTGCAGCGGTTACCCATCGAACCCATTTCACAAGCCTCGGCTAATCAACGGGCTGGACGCTGTGGTCGAACGTCGGATGGGATCTGTATTCGGCTTTATGATGAGCAGGACTTCTTATCGCGTCCTGAATTTACGCAGCCAGAAATTCTCAGAACCAATTTAGCTTCGGTCATTTTACAAATGACGGCGTTAGGTTTAGGGGATATCGCTGCTTTTCCCTTTGTTGAGGCGCCGGATAAAAGACATATTCAAGATGGTATCCGATTATTAGAAGAGCTGAATGCGGTTGAGTTTAAGCGTCAGCATTATCAATTAACTGAAGTGGGTAAAGCTCTGGCTCAGCTACCGGTTGATCCGCGCTTAGGCCGGATGATTGTTGAAGCTAAAAAATATGGTTGTGTGAAAGAGCTGATGATTGTTACCGCCGCTTTATCTATTCAAGATCCACGTGAAAGACCACTCGATAAGCAGCAAGCTTCCGATGAAAAGCATCGTCGGTTTAGTGATAAAGATTCTGATTTTATGAGCTTGATTAATTTATGGCGTTATCTGCAAACGCAGCAAGCAGAGCTCTCGAGTAACCAATTTCGAAAACTGTGTAAGCAAGAGTATCTTAACTATTTGCGGGTCAGAGAGTGGCAGGATATCTATACTCAGCTGCGTCAAACGGTGAAAGAGCTTAAGTTTGCGATTAATAGTCAGGAGGGGGATTACACGTCGATTCATCTGGCTCTTCTCAGTGGCTTACTTTCCCATGTTGGGATGAAAGAGGTTGATAAACATGAGTTTATTGGTGCGCGCAATATCAAATTTTCGATCTTTCCCAACTCAGGGATCTTTAAAAAACCACCGAAATGGTGTTTAGTGGCTGAATTAGTTGAAACAACCCGCTTATGGGGACGGATTGCGGCTAAAATTGAACCGGAATGGATAGAGCCGCTCGCGCAGCACTTAATAAAACGCAGTTATAGTGAACCGCACTGGTCGAAAGCGCAAGGGACCACTATGGCCAATGAGAAGGTCACCTTGTTTGGCTTACCGATTGTCAATCAAAGACAGGTCAATTATAGTCAAATCGATCCAGTATTAAGTCGTGAGCTGTTTATCCGGCATGCGCTGGTTGAGGGCGACTGGCAGACCAAACATGCTTTTTATAAAAAGAATCTCAGTTTGATTCATGATGTGGAGACCTTAGAACATAAATCACGACGTAAAGATATATTAGTCGATGATCATACGCTGTATGCTTTTTATGATGAGCGTCTTCCAGCGAATATTGTTTCCTCTAGACATTTTGATACCTGGTGGAACAGTCTAAAGTCACAGCAGCCAGATTTGCTTAACTTTGAAAAAATTATGTTGATCAATGAGTCGGCCAATCAAATTAGCCGTCTGGATTATCCTGATTATTGGCAACAAGGCAATTTAAAACTACCACTATCCTATCAATTTGAACCGGGTAGCCAGGCGGATGGTGTTACGGTGCAGGTACCTTTAGCGGTATTAAACCAGTTGAGTGAACAGGGCTTTGAGTGGCA
Protein-coding regions in this window:
- the pstB gene encoding phosphate ABC transporter ATP-binding protein PstB; translated protein: MLNSAHNVNNNSNDIRHSSKLSIRQLNFYYGQFHALKNINLDIAKNKVTAFIGPSGCGKSTLLRTFNRMYELYPEQRAEGEILIDGENILTSQEDVALIRARIGMVFQKPTPFPMSIYNNVSFGIKLFEKLSNAEIDERVEWALKKAALWDEVKNKLNQSGASLSGGQQQRLCIARGIAIQPEILLLDEPCSALDPISTGKIEELINELKQDHTIAMVTHNMQQAARCSDYTAYMYLGELIEVGETEQLFLKPTQQATEDYITGRFG
- the phoU gene encoding phosphate signaling complex protein PhoU; protein product: MAKHLSSQFDNELNAISAQIMELGGIVESQMHFITLVLTHFDSDMSAKVFELEKKVNALEICVDRNLVSMIARRQPTARDLRLLMAISKTANNLERVGDEATKIARMASAIIEQGTARNLIGAELRFMSNLALDLLHKVLDAFARLDIEASIQIMRVDNDLDAEFNGFTRKLMTYMMEDPRTISPCLDLLFIAKALERIGDHTKNIAELVIYIVKGEDVRHSTIEEIESITKNC
- the phoB gene encoding phosphate regulon transcriptional regulator PhoB, whose protein sequence is MIGKRMARILIVEDESAIGELLAVNLAHAGFDYVLVDNADKAQQEIDLMLPDLVLLDWMLPGLSGIALAKHWRSHTRTRQVPIIMLTARSEEFDKVKGLDAGADDYVVKPFSTQELLARIRALLRRKLPEASDRSISLAGLTIDPALWQVTYHDQEIKLGPTEFKLLNYLMQHANKVHSRTQLLNKVWGEHVFIEERTVDVHIKRLREALSVVEAAHLIDTVRGAGYRFTISKIAAHPEKE
- the phoR gene encoding phosphate regulon sensor histidine kinase PhoR; translated protein: MYKLMLGILFYIVMTVTIEMIWGKYLTTSIIALIGLFMLLIVIIYLAKKQFKQLVLWLKQGADPNQKPHLTDVWRDIADYVVRLLKQKARENQQSTEQLNQLLDAIQVSPDGVLLLDKEHRIEWCNHAAADFFQLGAELDLKQHITNLIRFPEFVAYLDQNRYQTPLKLVQGHNRPVLRIEIHPYNQGRLLLLVNDITQIDNTERMRRNFVADVSHEIRTPLTVLSGFVETMQTLPLNEEKRNHYLYLMKQQSDRMLALVTDLLTLARLEDSPLPPTEQWVNVNIIFEQLQNMIKELSAGRHQITLSLMQDGWIAGVESEIVSAMANIVVNAIRYTDSGGEITIQFELRQEEGIFSVKDTGPGIPAEKIKNLTQRFYRLDKSRSRETGGTGLGLSIVKHIMLRHDGRLEIQSVEGKGSLFCLIFPSSRIRQA
- a CDS encoding META domain-containing protein, which gives rise to MKKLIVFIAAATLLAGCNTDKTVKPDALLHHRFELVQANGNAVDVGESGLRPYIEFGENFAINGKMCNSFVGQATYKEGELTSPGLASTKMLCADEQLNQLDNVIGQVLVNGAKVSMEGDKLTLKSSDNTLVYELKDVMN
- the hrpA gene encoding ATP-dependent RNA helicase HrpA, which translates into the protein MPHQNQLQPFFAKLDTVGLIEKIKLKNRLNLFAKQTVIDSLQWQAFEQQFSAAQQRYQQRAANCPNITYPQGLPVVDKKAQIYQAIKDHQVVIIAGETGSGKTTQIPKICLELGRGIKGYIGHTQPRRLAARSVASRIAEELNSELGAVVGYKVRFHDQVGENALIKLMTDGVLLAEIQQDKLLRQYDTIIIDEAHERSLNIDFILGYLKQILPKRPDLKVIITSATIDPERFSQHFNDAPIIEVSGRTYPVEIRYRAVSDVTDQESTDNDQLQAIINAVDELSFESADDILIFLTGEREIRDVADALTKLNLRHTEILPLYARLSAGEQNRIFQPHNGRHIILATNVAETSLTVPGIKYVIDTGQARISRYSVRTKVQRLPIEPISQASANQRAGRCGRTSDGICIRLYDEQDFLSRPEFTQPEILRTNLASVILQMTALGLGDIAAFPFVEAPDKRHIQDGIRLLEELNAVEFKRQHYQLTEVGKALAQLPVDPRLGRMIVEAKKYGCVKELMIVTAALSIQDPRERPLDKQQASDEKHRRFSDKDSDFMSLINLWRYLQTQQAELSSNQFRKLCKQEYLNYLRVREWQDIYTQLRQTVKELKFAINSQEGDYTSIHLALLSGLLSHVGMKEVDKHEFIGARNIKFSIFPNSGIFKKPPKWCLVAELVETTRLWGRIAAKIEPEWIEPLAQHLIKRSYSEPHWSKAQGTTMANEKVTLFGLPIVNQRQVNYSQIDPVLSRELFIRHALVEGDWQTKHAFYKKNLSLIHDVETLEHKSRRKDILVDDHTLYAFYDERLPANIVSSRHFDTWWNSLKSQQPDLLNFEKIMLINESANQISRLDYPDYWQQGNLKLPLSYQFEPGSQADGVTVQVPLAVLNQLSEQGFEWQIPGLRKDLIIALIKSLPKPIRRNFVPAPDYAQAFLERVTALSLPLLEALEKEFRRMSGLTIDRESWQWTQVPDYLKITFRVIDLQGKILAESKDLTHLKQSLKQQVQQTLSSVVQDEKLAQRDLVDWHFGTLPTVFQDKKGQYTVKAYPALVDNQQSVSIKLVDTIEEQQRLTLVGIRRLLLLNSPSPIKYLHEKLPNKSKLGLYFNPFGNIPELIDDCIACAIDHLIIEQGGLVWNQQDFARLLDFVKANLNPLVVEIAQQVEKILTLNFNINKKLKGRIDLSLAFALSDIKAQLSHLVYKGFVTKVGYSRLGDIYRYLQAIEKRLDKLAIDPNKDRAHIHKIEQVQQAYQQFMVKLPDEKRQLKEVNDIGWMIEELRVNLFAQQLGTPYPISDKRIVQQIDNLTKILEAQ